In Sporosarcina psychrophila, a genomic segment contains:
- a CDS encoding ABC transporter ATP-binding protein codes for MSRKAKIIIRNLTKAFYKKQGSVTALDDINVTINDGEFVCIVGPSGCGKSTLLRILAGLETPSIGEFTIATTTDGEDRPLQSMVFQEKGIIPWLTVEKNVAFGLKMRHLPKKLIKERTTYYLKKTGLEKFSTLYPKELSGGMKQRVSIARAFANDPEILLMDEPFGALDEQNKFILQEELLSIWSETGKTILFITHSIDEALLLSDRILLMSSQPGKIIQEIIVDMPRPRKIEDIRENPVMAGQFVEIWKHLQEEVQRSRREDG; via the coding sequence ATGAGTAGGAAAGCAAAAATCATCATTCGTAATTTAACAAAGGCATTTTATAAAAAACAAGGCAGTGTTACGGCGCTAGACGATATTAATGTAACAATCAATGATGGGGAATTCGTTTGTATTGTTGGACCGAGTGGTTGCGGTAAATCAACGTTACTTCGAATCTTGGCAGGGCTTGAAACCCCGAGTATTGGTGAGTTTACGATTGCAACCACGACGGATGGAGAGGATCGACCATTGCAATCGATGGTGTTTCAGGAAAAGGGTATCATTCCATGGCTCACTGTCGAGAAGAATGTAGCGTTCGGACTCAAAATGCGTCATTTGCCGAAAAAACTTATAAAAGAGCGTACTACGTATTATTTGAAAAAGACCGGTCTAGAAAAATTTTCAACCCTTTATCCGAAAGAGCTATCAGGGGGCATGAAACAACGGGTGAGTATTGCGCGTGCATTTGCCAATGATCCGGAGATCCTGTTGATGGATGAACCGTTTGGTGCACTTGATGAGCAAAATAAATTTATCTTGCAGGAAGAGTTGCTGTCGATTTGGTCGGAAACGGGGAAGACGATTCTATTCATTACCCATAGTATTGATGAAGCGTTATTGCTAAGTGATCGTATTTTACTGATGAGTTCGCAGCCGGGTAAAATTATTCAAGAAATTATTGTCGATATGCCACGTCCGCGCAAAATTGAAGACATACGAGAAAACCCAGTTATGGCAGGGCAATTCGTGGAAATATGGAAGCACTTGCAGGAAGAAGTACAGCGTTCAAGACGAGAAGATGGATAG
- a CDS encoding ABC transporter permease, with the protein MKRDDKAVRYDPFEIEQREWKQRQTKERLKQLLTIASPLFLLFMWEFLSRTGMIDIRFFPPPSAIVGTFFGMISSGEMAGHIGVSLYRILVGFLLGVIPGIIIGLLMGLYTPIRHFVSPIVMALMPIPTLALLPIIIIIFGIGDLSKVVTIAGSVFFPVVINTAAGVINIDSIYLDVAKNYGASKLDFFTKIALPGAMPVMLEGIQMGQAIALLTIVAAEMMGATSGIGYLIWVSYKAFLLQEMYVGLILISFFGYLFSLLLRGIQKKMLPWR; encoded by the coding sequence TTGAAGAGAGATGATAAGGCTGTCCGATACGATCCGTTTGAAATCGAACAGCGTGAATGGAAACAAAGACAAACGAAAGAACGGTTAAAACAGCTGTTGACGATTGCCTCGCCCCTATTCCTGCTCTTTATGTGGGAATTCTTGTCGAGAACGGGAATGATTGATATCCGCTTCTTTCCGCCTCCATCTGCAATTGTGGGGACATTTTTCGGAATGATTTCAAGTGGTGAAATGGCGGGTCATATCGGCGTTTCATTGTACAGGATTCTTGTCGGATTTTTGCTAGGCGTCATACCCGGAATCATCATCGGTTTGTTAATGGGGCTTTATACGCCAATTCGACATTTTGTTTCGCCAATTGTCATGGCGCTCATGCCGATTCCTACACTTGCTTTGCTTCCAATCATTATTATTATTTTTGGAATTGGTGATTTATCGAAAGTTGTAACAATTGCTGGGAGTGTTTTTTTTCCTGTTGTCATTAATACGGCAGCTGGAGTCATTAATATCGATTCAATCTATTTGGATGTGGCAAAAAATTATGGAGCTAGTAAACTAGACTTTTTTACGAAAATTGCTTTGCCCGGTGCGATGCCGGTTATGTTGGAAGGGATTCAGATGGGGCAGGCGATTGCGCTTCTGACAATTGTCGCTGCGGAAATGATGGGTGCTACATCAGGGATTGGCTATCTAATCTGGGTTTCGTACAAAGCGTTCTTACTGCAAGAAATGTACGTTGGGCTCATCCTCATTTCGTTTTTCGGTTATCTGTTCTCGCTATTGCTACGAGGAATTCAGAAAAAGATGTTACCGTGGAGGTGA
- a CDS encoding rhodanese-like domain-containing protein encodes MEWLFILLIVGFFVWRMMPAKGVRSVSTEDLMGMLKNKSVQFIDVRTPGEYKGRHIKEFKNIPLNTLKSQLASLDKSKEIVVICQSGMRSGQAAKILKKASFKDVSNVTGGMSAWCG; translated from the coding sequence ATGGAATGGCTTTTTATTTTACTAATCGTTGGATTTTTTGTCTGGCGAATGATGCCCGCTAAAGGTGTACGTTCCGTTTCGACGGAGGACTTAATGGGGATGCTGAAAAATAAATCGGTGCAGTTCATTGATGTACGGACACCGGGGGAATATAAAGGACGGCATATTAAAGAATTTAAAAATATCCCGTTGAATACATTGAAATCGCAGTTGGCTAGCCTAGACAAATCGAAAGAAATCGTCGTTATTTGTCAAAGTGGCATGCGGAGTGGACAAGCAGCGAAAATCTTGAAGAAAGCCAGTTTCAAGGATGTTTCTAACGTTACAGGCGGTATGAGTGCTTGGTGTGGATAA
- a CDS encoding acetyl-CoA hydrolase/transferase family protein: MEKRLSAEQFIDLIDVEADIIIPIANGEPHRLLDILEENHSELQNVKIHQMLALRERDYIIGKMKGHLSHVSYFLSGATRKAYQEGKIELVPNVFHEVPRMLKKVTNMSMIITVASPMDEHGYFSLGTQADYISEFIGHVPFVLEVNKHMPRTYGENQIHISQVAGYIENDAPLSEESSPLIGEKDLKIAEFVTNVIENGDSLQIGIGAIPNAVMSMLKDHRHLGIHTEMLTDGIVDLVQAGAIDGTQKFTHKGKIVATFAFGSQRLYDFLHENPAVEFLPVSMVNDPREIAKEERIVSINATTEVDLYGQCASETIGGRYYSSTGGQADFARGARFAKHGKGFICMHSTVKNDTISRIKLQLSPGSVVTTSKNDVDNIVTEYGIASLYGKSLSERAKALIDIAHPAFREELVFEAKKNGILY, from the coding sequence GTGGAAAAACGATTGAGTGCAGAACAGTTTATTGATTTGATTGACGTAGAGGCTGATATTATTATCCCGATTGCCAATGGGGAACCTCATCGTCTACTTGATATATTGGAAGAGAACCATTCGGAATTACAGAACGTTAAGATTCATCAAATGCTGGCTCTTCGGGAGCGGGATTATATAATAGGTAAAATGAAAGGTCATCTTTCACATGTCTCCTACTTCTTAAGTGGTGCAACACGGAAGGCTTATCAAGAGGGCAAAATAGAATTAGTTCCCAACGTTTTCCATGAAGTCCCGCGCATGTTGAAAAAAGTTACGAACATGTCGATGATAATCACAGTTGCTTCTCCAATGGATGAACACGGTTATTTTTCATTGGGCACACAGGCAGACTATATTTCCGAATTCATTGGTCATGTTCCGTTTGTCTTGGAAGTGAATAAGCATATGCCACGTACATACGGTGAAAACCAAATTCATATTAGCCAAGTTGCGGGATACATTGAAAATGATGCGCCTTTATCAGAAGAAAGCTCTCCATTAATTGGTGAGAAAGATCTTAAAATTGCTGAATTTGTAACGAATGTTATTGAAAATGGGGATTCACTCCAAATTGGTATTGGAGCCATTCCGAATGCGGTTATGAGCATGTTGAAAGACCACCGTCATCTTGGTATCCACACTGAAATGCTGACAGACGGAATCGTTGACCTTGTGCAAGCAGGAGCTATCGATGGGACACAGAAATTCACACATAAAGGGAAGATTGTCGCGACATTTGCATTCGGATCACAGCGTTTGTACGATTTCCTCCATGAAAACCCTGCGGTTGAATTTTTACCTGTGAGTATGGTGAATGATCCACGTGAGATTGCGAAAGAAGAAAGAATTGTATCCATCAATGCGACGACGGAAGTTGACCTTTATGGACAATGTGCTTCTGAAACAATTGGAGGACGCTATTATTCATCAACCGGTGGACAAGCAGATTTTGCACGCGGAGCACGTTTTGCAAAGCATGGTAAAGGGTTCATCTGCATGCATTCAACAGTGAAAAACGACACCATTTCGCGCATTAAACTGCAATTGTCGCCAGGTTCTGTCGTAACGACGTCGAAAAATGACGTCGATAACATCGTCACGGAATACGGCATCGCTAGTCTGTATGGCAAATCGTTATCTGAACGTGCAAAAGCGCTTATCGACATTGCCCACCCGGCGTTCCGAGAAGAGTTAGTGTTTGAGGCGAAGAAAAACGGCATACTTTATTAA